The Argiope bruennichi chromosome 9, qqArgBrue1.1, whole genome shotgun sequence genome contains a region encoding:
- the LOC129985023 gene encoding uncharacterized protein LOC129985023, with amino-acid sequence MASDLVVLNRRKGSIRAQLTKLRTFIEKRENLTESTVITQLDILSRTSTRFEELRNEYYRTVSDNDFDQVESNLSELEDEILKIEVSLKSILHDLKSTSVSNSTNGAIIKESIDKVTSIRLPEIPLPLFNGKIEEWNSFKQQFLNLINDNPNLTENQKCYYLRSCLRNDAKLIETSEDTYDSLLKALVERFENKRIIVDTHIKNIINQEKIVHESAKDLCNLIDCILKNLRALNVLKYERNELSDAILINIILHKLDRESRKQFELSLVNKEVPDFDDFIEFLERRYQVLNAIGHNIPYKSKYSDVSEQKNKARTLFVKPSNNPKYCILCRNADHPLHKCDQFLQFSQQKRYETVREKHLCLNCFGSHKIAQCKSKHTCFTCKAKHHTLLHRMQVSTVSDDSSSMNSRQTPSVADPCSLCNPSPLTSCFVTQKKRVILATAVVYVLDSFGTVRKGRALLDSGSMCNLMTSDFANALGLKKEKINVPISGISDTILNVKRKSTSTILNSDGSFTATLDFLVIPKITDLMPSTFIDLEGIEIPPYVQLADPEFFSPKKVDILIGAEIFLSILKENRFDINNSLILQETVFGHILSGTIQGKQESQHCGLISQIDNLDNLLKKFWEVENILDTPTSKNKEELECEENFMQTYRRDEQGKYIVNLPLKKNMQLGNSIQTAKQRLDSLWKRLNNDPNFSNLYCNFMKEYEQLGHMQKLDNSDNVKYVMPLHGVYRADSSTTKLRVVFDASAASTSGVSLNNCLLKGGVVQNDLFSILLRFRKHKVAFTADVKKMYRQIWVNPEQCNFQCILWKTRSSEELSFYKLLTVTYGTKSAPYLATRVLNQLAIDEQHKFPLASAVTLKDFYVDDVLSGADDVSTAIKLQQELISLLKAGGMDLHKWCANNEMLLESVPSEDQGYQFGDSDKNTIKTLGLKWNPKEDCFGFNVTPSTSIPTKRTVLTDIAKLFDPLGLLGPVTVKAKIFLQRLWLHKIEWDQVLPHQEKH; translated from the coding sequence ATGGCAAGTGATTTAGTTGTCTTAAATAGAAGAAAGGGGAGTATTAGAGCACAGTTGACAAAACTGCGaacattcattgaaaaaagagaaaatttaactGAATCGACAGTGATTACCCAACTGGATATTCTTTCGAGAACAAGTACAAGATTTGAAGAACTGAGAAACGAATATTATAGGACTGTGTCGGACAATGACTTTGATCAAGTGGAATCCAATCTATCCGAACTCgaggatgaaattttgaaaatagaggtAAGCCTCAAATCCATTTTACATGATCTCAAATCTACTTCTGTTTCTAATTCTACAAATGGTGCTATTATTAAAGAGTCCATAGATAAAGTTACTTCAATTAGATTACCGGAAATACCTCTTCCATTGTTTAACGGTAAAATAGAAGAATGGAATTCCTTTAAGCAAcaattcctaaatttaataaatgataatcccAATTTAACTGAAAACCAAAAGTGCTACTATTTACGTTCATGTTTGAGAAACGATGCAAAATTGATAGAAACGTCTGAAGATACATATGATTCCCTTCTGAAAGCTTTAGTAGAAAGATTCGAAAATAAACGTATAATTGTAGACAcccatatcaaaaatataattaatcaagaaaaaattgttcATGAATCCGCGAAAGATTTATGCAATTTAATAgattgtattcttaaaaatttaagagcattaaatgtattaaaatatgaacGTAATGAATTGTCagatgctattttaataaatataattttgcacaaATTAGACCGCGAATCTCGAAAGCAGTTTGAACTTTCCTTAGTAAACAAGGAAGTTCCTGATTTTGatgatttcatagaatttttagaaagaagaTATCAAGTTTTAAATGCCATTGGGCACAATATTCCATACAAATCTAAATATTCGGATGTTagtgaacagaaaaataaagcaCGAACTCTATTTGTTAAGCCATCGAATAATCCCAAGTATTGTATACTGTGTAGAAACGCTGATCATCCATTGCATAAATGCGATCAGTTTTTGCAATTCTCCCAGCAAAAGCGATATGAAACTGTTCgagaaaaacatttatgtttaaattgtttcGGATCTCACAAAATCGCTCAATGTAAATCGAAACACACTTGTTTCACTTGCAAAGCAAAGCATCATACTCTATTACACCGGATGCAGGTGTCCACAGTAAGCGATGACTCATCCTCAATGAATTCAAGGCAGACTCCCTCAGTTGCTGACCCCTGTTCGTTGTGCAACCCTTCCCCCCTGACTTCCTGTTTCGTTACGCAGAAGAAAAGAGTGATTCTAGCTACGGCTGTTGTTTATGTTTTGGATAGTTTCGGAACTGTCAGAAAGGGTAGGGCTTTATTAGATTCTGGAAGCATGTGTAATTTGATGACATCTGATTTCGCCAATGCACTtggtttaaagaaagaaaaaataaatgttccaatATCGGGGATTTCCGATACTATTcttaatgtgaaaagaaaaagtacCTCCACTATTTTGAACTCTGATGGTTCTTTTACTGCAACACTAGATTTCTTGGTCATTCCGAAAATCACAGATCTAATGCCATCcacatttattgatttagaaGGAATAGAAATTCCGCCTTACGTCCAATTAGCGGATCCGGAATTCTTTTCCCCCAAAAAAGTGGATATATTAATAGGGGCAGAAATATTCTTAagtatcttaaaagaaaatagatttgatataaataattccttaattttgcaAGAAACTGTATTTGGACATATACTAAGTGGAACAATTCAAGGTAAACAGGAATCACAGCATTGTGGTTTAATCTCTCAAATAGATAACTTagataatttgttaaagaaattttgggaagttgaaaatattttagatacacCTACATCtaaaaacaaagaagaattaGAATGCGAAGAAAATTTCATGCAAACTTATCGTAGGGATGAGCAAGGTAAATATATTGTTAACCTTCCTCTTAAGAAGAATATGCAATTAGGCAATTCCATTCAAACTGCAAAACAAAGATTAGATAGTCTCTGGAAGCGATTAAATAATGATCCGaatttttctaatctttattgtaattttatgaaagaatatgagCAATTGGGTCATATGCAAAAATTAGATAATAGTGACAATGTAAAATATGTCATGCCTCTTCACGGCGTTTACAGAGCTGATAGTAGTACAACAAAGTTACGCGTAGTTTTCGATGCCTCAGCTGCATCTACTTCAGGTGTATCTTTGAATAACTGTTTGCTAAAAGGAGGTGTTGTTCAAAATGACTTGTTTTCAATCTTATTGAGATTCCGAAAGCACAAGGTTGCATTTACTGCTGATGTCAAGAAAATGTACAGACAGATTTGGGTTAATCCTGAGCAGTGtaattttcaatgcattcttTGGAAAACTAGGAGTTCTGAGGAACTTTCATTTTATAAGCTTCTTACAGTTACATACGGCACCAAATCTGCTCCCTACTTAGCTACGAGAGTGCTAAACCAATTAGCAATAGATGAGCAACACAAATTTCCTTTAGCATCTGCTGTAaccttaaaagatttttatgttgATGATGTTCTCTCTGGTGCAGATGACGTTTCTACTGCAATAAAATTACAGCAAGAATTGATTTCTCTTCTAAAAGCTGGTGGCATGGATTTGCACAAATGGTGTGCTAACAATGAAATGCTTTTAGAATCTGTTCCATCTGAAGATCAAGGTTATCAGTTTGGTGattctgataaaaatacaattaaaacactTGGCTTAAAATGGAACCCAAAAGAAGACTGCTTTGGTTTCAATGTCACTCCATCAACTAGCATTCCCACAAAGCGAACTGTTTTGACTGATATAGCTAAACTTTTTGACCCACTTGGTCTTCTAGGACCAGTGACAGTAAAGGCAAAGATCTTCCTCCAGAGATTGTGGCTACACAAAATTGAATGGGATCAAGTGTTACCACATCAGGAAAAGCACTAA